In Enterobacter cloacae, the following are encoded in one genomic region:
- the ytfQ gene encoding ABC transporter periplasmic-binding protein YtfQ produces the protein MWKRLLLVTAVSAAMSSMAMAAPLTVGFSQVGSESGWRAAETNVAKSEAQKRGITLKIADGQQKQENQIKAVRSFIAQGVDAIFIAPVVATGWEPVLKEAKDAEIPVFLLDRSIDVKDKSLYMTTVTANNILEGQLIGDWLVKQVGGKPCNVVELQGTVGASVAIDRKKGFAEAIAKAPNIKIIRSQSGDFTRSKGKEVMESFIKAENNGKNICMVYAHNDDMVIGAIQAIKEAGLKPGKDILTGSIDGVPDIYKAMMDGEANASVELTPDMAGPAFDALEKFKKDGTLPEKLTITKSTLYLPDTAKEELEKKKNMGY, from the coding sequence ATGTGGAAGCGCTTACTTCTTGTCACAGCAGTTTCGGCAGCCATGTCGTCTATGGCGATGGCCGCACCTTTAACCGTAGGATTTTCGCAGGTCGGGTCTGAATCCGGCTGGCGTGCGGCTGAAACCAACGTTGCGAAAAGCGAGGCCCAGAAACGCGGCATCACGCTGAAGATTGCCGATGGTCAGCAAAAACAGGAAAACCAGATTAAAGCCGTGCGTTCCTTCATCGCTCAGGGGGTGGATGCCATCTTCATTGCGCCGGTGGTGGCCACAGGCTGGGAGCCGGTACTGAAGGAAGCCAAAGACGCTGAGATCCCGGTTTTCCTGCTCGATCGTTCCATTGATGTAAAAGACAAATCTCTCTATATGACCACCGTCACCGCCAACAACATTCTTGAGGGGCAATTAATTGGAGACTGGCTGGTGAAACAGGTGGGTGGCAAACCGTGTAACGTGGTTGAGCTGCAGGGTACGGTGGGCGCGAGCGTGGCTATCGACCGTAAGAAAGGGTTTGCAGAAGCCATCGCTAAAGCGCCGAACATCAAGATTATCCGCTCTCAGTCCGGCGACTTTACCCGCAGCAAGGGTAAAGAGGTTATGGAAAGCTTTATCAAGGCTGAAAACAACGGCAAGAACATCTGCATGGTTTACGCCCATAACGATGACATGGTGATCGGTGCTATTCAGGCCATTAAAGAAGCGGGCCTGAAGCCGGGTAAAGATATCCTCACCGGCTCTATCGATGGCGTGCCGGATATCTACAAAGCGATGATGGACGGTGAAGCGAATGCCAGCGTTGAGCTGACGCCAGACATGGCCGGCCCGGCATTTGATGCGCTGGAGAAATTCAAGAAAGACGGCACGTTGCCTGAGAAGCTGACCATCACTAAATCCACACTCTACCTGCCAGATACTGCCAAAGAAGAGTTAGAGAAGAAGAAAAATATGGGCTACTAA